One genomic segment of Hemibagrus wyckioides isolate EC202008001 linkage group LG08, SWU_Hwy_1.0, whole genome shotgun sequence includes these proteins:
- the LOC131357385 gene encoding POU domain, class 3, transcription factor 4-like, producing the protein MATAASNPYSILSSTSMVHPDASVMQQGGSPYRNHQKLIQSDYLQGVQSNGHPIGHQWVSSLAEGSPWSASLEQQDVKPGREDLQLGAIIHHRSTAHVAHHSPHTNHHAGAWGTPASHNSSSINLYSQTGFSVNGMHGGLTPPPPPPSSAPTQSLHPGLRETPEPGELGAHHCLDHSDEETPTSDELEQFAKQFKQRRIKLGFTQADVGLALGTLYGNVFSQTTICRFEALQLSFKNMCKLKPLLNKWLEEADSSTGSPSSIDKIAAQGRKRKKRTSIEVSVKGVLETHFLKCPKPAAQEISSLADSLQLEKEVVRVWFCNRRQKEKRMTPPGEQQGHEVYSHTVNADSSSCRDL; encoded by the coding sequence ATGGCCACAGCTGCTTCGAATCCCTACAGCATTCTCAGCTCGACTTCCATGGTCCACCCGGACGCCTCGGTCATGCAACAAGGGGGAAGCCCTTACCGAAACCACCAGAAACTGATCCAAAGCGACTACCTGCAGGGCGTGCAGAGCAATGGACACCCGATCGGGCACCAGTGGGTGAGCAGCTTAGCCGAGGGCAGCCCTTGGTCGGCGTCGCTCGAGCAGCAGGACGTAAAGCCAGGAAGGGAAGATCTTCAGCTTGGGGCGATCATCCATCACCGATCGACGGCGCATGTGGCGCACCACTCCCCGCACACGAATCATCATGCGGGCGCATGGGGCACGCCCGCATCTCACAACTCGTCATCCATCAACCTCTACTCCCAGACGGGTTTCTCTGTTAACGGCATGCACGGTGGCTTAACGCCGCCGCCACCGCCACCGAGTTCTGCTCCGACCCAGAGTTTGCATCCCGGACTACGCGAGACGCCCGAGCCCGGCGAGCTGGGAGCACACCACTGCCTCGACCATTCGGATGAGGAGACGCCGACATCAGACGAGCTCGAGCAGTTTGCCAAACAGTTCAAACAGCGCCGGATCAAACTGGGCTTCACGCAGGCCGACGTCGGGCTGGCACTCGGCACGCTTTACGGCAATGTGTTCTCGCAGACCACGATTTGTCGTTTCGAAGCTCTGCAGCTCAGCTTTAAAAATATGTGCAAGCTCAAACCGCTGCTGAACAAGTGGCTCGAAGAGGCCGACTCGTCCACGGGGAGCCCTAGTAGCATCGATAAGATTGCCGCGCAGGGCAGGAAGCGCAAGAAACGGACGTCGATTGAGGTGAGCGTCAAGGGTGTGCTCGAAACCCACTTCTTGAAGTGTCCCAAACCAGCGGCGCAGGAGATTTCGTCGCTGGCGGACAGCCTGCAGCTGGAGAAAGAGGTGGTGCGCGTTTGGTTTTGCAACCGACGGCAAAAGGAGAAGCGCATGACGCCGCCAGGAGAGCAGCAAGGACACGAGGTTTATTCACACACCGTCAACGCGGACAGCTCATCTTGTCGTGATCTCTGA